AGCTTAAAGCACATTTCTGCATCTTTAACATTTTCACAAGATTCAACCTTACCCTTCTCTCACATTGGTTATGTAGTTCTATGTTTTAAGTGTTAGCAAATTTGTTCATCACTGAtgtattttacaacaaaaatcttatttttgtctttttgacagGTTGGcacaaagaggaaaacaaatattcttCCAGGCATATCTTTGTTATCTAGAATATTAAAAGACATCAACAGATGACTCAAACATCAAAAAAAGTATTATAGAAGGGGTGAGCCAAGCTTCAAGAGGCCAATAAACCCagcatgcagaaaataattttacttgtaGACACCAAAGTCAACATAAGctaaagacagagaaaagggaAAGATGTCTGCTGTCAATATGCAATTTGTGATTTCATAAATTAATGTGCAGTCTCACAAACCTAAAAATTActcaaaatatcattttttgtCCAAATGTCTAATCTCATGTTAATAACTAAATAAAGCCAAGAGTGAAACAGAAATAACTAAAATgtctgatgaaataaaatgatacaataTCTTGGGGAAAAAGAGTAGCTATGCTTATCAGATCatataaaatttaacattatttatggACACACAAAATTTTGACAAACTACTGGATTTCTGTTACTCTCAATTCTCTACATGCTACCCATATTTCACATACCTGTCACAATCCTCATgcaaacatgtgcacacacgcatgcaaattatacatgtatacatacattcacaccTAACACTTACAGGCAACTTTCTgcacatcaaaatattttatatcacagATTTGTCAGCCCAAAGTTTGAAGCAGCCTATGAGTAAGCTGACAATGGACGGTTTAAAACATCTCTGGGAGTAAATAATATGTTAACTGCTGAACATCACTGGTCTAGTGGTAGTGAATAGGCAAAAGGGATTTGTAGGATGTCTAATAATGTTTtacatgcctttttttttctctttttttttcaatgtctgaGATCTGCACTCATTTgaaatttcacttttcttgataaaaaaaagcaatgacaatgaaaaaataattgttgtacACATGGAAGACATCATTTAAAACATCAAGAGaaagaagtttttaattttttttcagattaatgCATATGTGTGCTTTTCCTACATGGGTGCATGAATCTGTGAGAGGATTCTTAAGTGTACAGGTTTGTGCACTCAAGAATTGTTTACACTTGCACATATATGTCTATACATACCTGCATGCATGCTTTTTCTTAAAACCAGAACTATGTGTGACTGGACTATGAGGACTCGCTGCTAAAAGGAATCTGACAAGTGTGATGAAGTTTCAGCTATGCTAGATCCTGTGATGTTCAGCAAGCATCGAAATGGGACTAAGAGAACCAGGGCATCATGACTTTGCAAGGCTGCGTAGTATTTTGTCAATGCGCTGGTCATTACGCAGTATGTTTGATTTGGTGGCAGCAATTAAGTCCAGCTGGTCAGAAATGGCACGTTCCAGATCAGCCAACTGGGCCCTCAGTGGTTCAACAGCTCGGTCTGTCACACTGAAATGCGAAAGTAAGtccaaatatataaaaagtgtaTAAATTCCCTAATTCTCTAACAAGCTGTTTTCATTTCAAGGTTTATTTTGGAGTTTCTTATGACACTAcacatttatttgtctttaagtaaactgaaagaaaacagaaaatctaaCAGATAAGTAACAAAAAGATTAACTATTTCAGGAATCTatctggaaaaaagaaacattttatggaAAAAGCTTATGTTAGAAGACCTAATACATGATAGTCATATATAAGAAGTCTTATCTATTAATAATGCTCATTCAAAttttatctatctattcctcttcgtgcatcaggttgcacataaggcctaaaccagagtccgccaccgatttCGATCAGCTCCAGCTGACCCCATGTCCacccctttcctttcatctccctttccactgttgtTCTCCAATTATTCAAATTAATATCAGTAAATATTGTGACATATTACTAAATATATACTGAAGTTCTTCAACTTAGCATGATGCCACTGTTACTAGTTGACAATAACAACCAAATAAACTTTGCATTTTGCCAGTCCAATGATTTGAAGTATTCAGCATAAGGAGTTTTTAAACCAATGTCCTTCAACAAAAAGCCTTAATCTACCTGCGTTCTCGTCGGAGAGCAAGGGCATGTTCTTTGTTCTCAGCCCGCCAACGGTCCAGCTCCTTTTGCATGGAGTCCAGATCTTCCTGAACATAGTCCATGATTTTGCCCAAAGGGTTGGCACTACGGGTCAGTGACTGAATTGATCCCTGCAATCTCTCAATCTCCTTGGAAACCATCTCACGCTGCTTACGTCGCTGGACATCAGATAACGCTGGACGCTCCTGAGagtaaagacagaagaatatgaaataaaaaaaaataataaataaaaatataaaaaaactagCAGCAGAAATTTACagtattacaaaaattatttaaaagaaccATTAACTGTCAGTTTGATATGGATATGTCATTGTCGCTTTGTTaatgagttttattttgttgtttattgagCACCCTCAGCTCTAATAAGTTACCTTCTACTGCTACCGTAATGGTGTACAAAGactagtaaacaaaaatatatatgtcaGGAAGTTTGAAAACAATATAAGTTAAACATATGTTCTAAAATATTGATACTGAAAGAATCTtacaatttctgttttcttaatcAGTGaaggctgctgctgttgttctgCTTCTTTCTTAGATTCTAGCATTTTCTTCACAAGAGCACCTGCATGGAGTAGTTTGCATTGACACAAGCttctcaaaatacaaaaacccACATATCAACAATCACTAACTAgagacacatatacacacctggTAAAGTTGAAGACTAGCAACTCCTAGATTTTTGACTGATATGCAGGCTATATGTGATGTATTAGCTGATAAAACAATAACATCAAAAAGCAGCTACCAATCAGTACTGATTTTTACTAACAACAATTGGCAGTTGTTAGTATTCAAATGCACATCTTTCTCAGCCACTACTTcaggaaactttttttcctaaacttttaaacataGTTGCATTAATATcaacacttaaaaatataattccCTACACTCCCTCCTACTTCACCCCTTTCCTGATGTTTTATGCTAAAATGAATGGACAAATCCAGACCTATCAGTGAAAAATAGCGTAAAATGAGAACATACAAAATCTTATCACCTCTAACACTACAGTATCCAATGCtcataaaaaaactaataaaacacACACTTTTAAAGGTGTGCACCATAAAAAGAATCACAAGAAATGTACTTTAAATTCTTCTGACGtaaaaactattacaaaaaaaaaaaaaaaaaaaaaaggctattAGAAAGCCCTTCTCACCATGTTCAGCATCATCTTCTGGTACCACTTGACTAGATGCCTGCAACAAGAATAACTCAGCCATGAGTCTGCAAGGTGTACTTGGTCTCCCTTAAATCGCACACTAAATATCAAAGTCTATGTAACCAACACATTagtccctgatggctatgtaggggtgggctagtcgtaaaaaaacacaacaaagatggaaattgcgGCACAACTgcagattttattcagagtttcactcagcggctggcctgctgtctctccactctcacttccaaaccaaAAGCCCCcttcaactgtaaagctacactacttatcctATCTCCCCTTAAATGTttcagaaccatccacccctttTTAATTCCATCACAGCCTTTCTCAGCCCCCATGGTCACCCCCTACCCGGGGGTGACCTGGTCatggtctccccaagtggctcaggcaacttcctaacttctggtgtaacaataggtccagtcgCCAGCAGCTgcgggtgggcagttcaaggctggctataaGTGTGAGAAAGcaacagtcctgggagctgtttggcccctaccctctacaaacaaagacataactcgGTACACAAGGGACAGTCCTGGCAGCTGTTCGATTCCTACCATCTACAAAGACacaacttagtacactactagagtgctacatctACTTTAACTGACAACATTCAGGCCCAGAACCCCACCTGATCTGTAACTGATGGTGGTTGTGGTAGTGCTGTCTCCTCTACCAAAAagttttcatcttcatcttctgacTGTCGGTCATTGTCTGTTATAAGATTAGTGGGTGCACCTGAGCCCAACCTGCAACAGTGTTCCCAAATTCCACACAATGTTCTTCAACAACAAAGTCTATCTACAAATTTGCTATTTACATAATAACAGCTCTCTTATTAGAAGACTACTTCTCCCCTCTAGCAcctgagaacaaaaaaaaaacccaaaacattgtcaataaataaacttttcagTGACATTCTCCAAAAAATTCAAAAGGCACTCACCGCATTGTTGGTTCTGCTTCAGAGCCTTCATGCTTTGGTCTCGGTGGAGCAGGTCGTGCACTGGATGGTCGGCCAATCTTCCTCCTTCATAAAAGAGACAGAAACTAGGAAAATTCCACTAACCAAAACCATGTTAGTCACATACACTGAGAATATTTATGTGATATGTAAAtgcaacacaaaatcacaagTATCAATCTTAGAAAGAGGTAAAACATAAAACTCACGCTGCAACTACCTGTGGCGGAAGGTCTTCGTCACCCAGACCTGACTCTTGGTTATCATCTGGAAATCTCTGCTGGAATTCTTCATCTTCTGTAACATTAACAGCATGAAACACTTTGATATCATCTGATAACTTTTAACACAGGCAACTTTGATCTTGATCCAATACTTGTGTGATCAAAGTTAGGCACAGTGCTATGCACGCCATTGCAAAATGTTAACTTAGTAGTACCAGGTCTATTCTTTCTGCAcacatttttgctttcttctttaaGGTATGAAGTCTACATctcttcttaaaaaataaatttaaagcaAGAGAGCTTCATATAAAACCTAACACAAAATAGAAATGAATAGAGAGTGGTCATTCATTTTGATCATCCAAACAAATTTTCAATCACTTTGTGCTCATTAACCAACTGTGGAAATAAGCTAttaaaacagataaacacaaaCTAATTCTTCACTTTACATACAAgctaagaaaatgtttgaatatgGAATGAATATGCAACATGCCATATGACCAATCAAAATTGTTTCACAATACACATTTGAAAGCCTTAGCGGTATCATTACTTTCAACTTTACATGTTACTCCAAAGCTTTCACACAAGTAACTAGTATTTCTTCTTAGTGCTCAACTCCATTTTCTCACTTTGTCACtggttggggttttttccttccttttttttcttttttttgaaagtCCAAAGCACTTTGTGTTCAACAAGTCTGGCTTTTACAAACTACATCCAATATGCTGAGCTAGCATCATGCACAGTGTACAAATGACACACAATTTCCAGTGTTTTGCACTACCCTTGTTGCACTAATTACAATAAACATATATGCAAAGGAGTTTATATatgcagataaaaacaaatttggCTCCTGACACAGAAGAAGATATATCTTTCCAGAACAAGAATCAAAGCCCACAAAGTTACATATAAGCCTGTATCAAGCCAATATTTTGTTTGGATAAAAACTACTTcaaggtgcagaaccaagcaaaaaagaaaaagattaaaatggTGTAAGAATAAAGATGTGAAAAACAGAgagacaagacaagaaaatgatttcaatgAAAAGCTGAGGCATACAAAATGATGTTAAACTGATTAGCTCATAAACCATCCCACATTCTCACCAAAGTtgatctatctatctatctattcctctttgtgcatcaggttgcacataaggcctcaaccagagtccgccaccgatgtcgatcggctgaaacccgctcgtGACCCCATGTCagcctttcctttcatctccctttccactgttctctCCAAGTTCCTTTTGGcgctcgttttcttcggccgtctggagtccatcgtagggcgactctggaaaggtgtctgctggcggagcacatgtccaatccatcgccaaacCCTTCGTTGAAACCTGCGTGTGAGTGACTCGGTTTCAGGTGGAGTTCTCGTTGGTGAGTGTTTGCCAAAGATGTTAAGTatcgcctgaggcatctgtggaagcgtcaagcttgttactgatagGTTTTGGTTCATttcaagattctgatccgtaaagagggtgctgatcacatttgacttgaattctcattgatcttctggctgatgttttgcCATGTGCTGAGTgagcaaaggcctgactggctttctgCCAGTTAATCAATTGTTGACCATTACCCTAAGATAGGGAAACTGTCAACTCACTTCCTCAATCTCAGCCTGTCGCACTCTAGCACACTGGGATGTGTGATGTAAGTGATGAGCTAAAGTGCACTTAACCGAGCATTTTAACTCATTCTCTATACCATCATTAACTGTTTGTCAGTAACAGCACAGTCTGCAATTACTGCCCAGAGCCCAAATATTTGCCTCTACTGATCAGATATAGAATAGGATATAGTGTTAGTTcataaccagaaaaaaaattatgtatttaaaGTATATTTGACAGGAGTCAATGAgtacattaaatatatatataagctggGTGAACATCTATAAATCTGCTAGAAAACACATAGAAGCTAGAGAAATCTCATGCAAATGTAAAATGAGCAAAAGCATCAATGTTTAAGACTTGCAGCTTACTTTTTATGACTGTGCGTTGTGTCTTCATGTCTATTTATAGTATCTTATCTGTGGCAATCATCATAAGCATACAAATccttgcatgtgtgtgcagtAGAAAATGGGTGAACCTTGTCCTCAATCTTCCCTCTACTTTTTCAAGTAATACACAGACTTTGACACCATTAGGGGATGACAAGGACAAGAAAGGAAAGCTCAAGCAAATGGGTCGCTCTCTTACCCTCATCTTTGTTGTCACGCCCTGTAAAGTGCAGAACAGAAATAGCAGGCTGGCGTTAGTGCTCACAACACCACAGTGATGTCACATCACAGCATCCCACAGCAATGCTTAACATGCGTACCATGTACAGGACATGTAATGTGACATTGTTACGTAAGATTCATTTTGTTAAACTTCGTCAAGCAAGTCTACACCTCTAATTCAATAACATTAGCACAAAGTTAATCCTAAATGAATATAAGCATGGCAGTATACACCAAAATACAAAAGAACCTTGTAATTTTAATTAGTGAAcatggctttttaaaaaatctgaattcCTGAAAACAATGTCAGTAGCAATTAACAAAGACTTGTAAGCTATGTAAACtaattcattttaaaactatataactaaaattagaaaacatGTAAAGGAAGCCATTAATTCTTCCTTCTATATCTTTAATCAACTTGACAAGTCTTGACTTGGGATAAGATTTACACAAATTTGCAATGTTCAGTTTTCTACCACTATCTCCCACACTTTCTTGTCCTCTGACTTCCATTATCAGAAgtgtttaaatttaaataattcttttaaataaaacctTAACAATAGCAGTCCAACATTACTATACAAgcttgaaataaaattcatgtatttggaagtgcatgcatgcattttgtaTGTGCACATATATGTAAGCAAACACTTGTAAGTGAATGCAAAGACTGAACTGATGGCATCACCTCTAAAAGAAGCACACAACCACAgttgcaaaaaaatttttttttaaatgagagagaaaaaagcgcacacactcaaacaaaatatatgaatgaaataaactttatcACTCCAGGGAATAGTTGGAAGGTACCTGGCACAACAGTGCACAGGATAATGtcataaatgatgaagaatATAACATGATATATGAAAGTTGATTATGGACAATGTCGCCATATAAGAGATATCAGTATAGAAGGGGCAGATCACAGGGATAAATGTTCCATTGGGCTCGAAATAGAAAGAACAGTCATTTGGCTGAAATTATCGACTATAAGCTGGGAATATCAACCTTATGTCCAGCATCTGAGGAGAGGATGGACATGCGCTCTGTGACTGTTAGGGTGCATGCCAAATGCTAAATGATATCATAAATACATCAGATCAACCATGTAATACCTTGTCTCCTACGACGAGATCCCTTGGCAGATGCTGGGCGCTGAAGTTGAACACTATAAGAGTACCTGTAGAGAGTATACAATGCTGTAACAGTGAGAAGACATGAAACACATTCACTCTCACCTGGCCACTAAGACAATTGCTATCATAATGAGATTTTATAGAGATGCTcttactattttctttctttttttttttttttttgactgtaccagatgataACCTAGGAGATAAAAGGTTACACTAGCTCTATAACTATCGAAAGTTCTCTCCTTGACAGTAAGCTAGCATGTGCAGAGCACTCAActagtcaggtgagcaactATCCTCTCACAGCTATAAAGGCAAATGCAGGGCCAATAcaccactttttttaaatgatttttttttatggtcaCTGTGGGGTTCACTAGCCTCTGCTCTTTACATGTGCAACATTCACTCTGCAAAGCTTGTGCACTGTCAGTTGATATCCCCTGTACTAAGGTGTTTTCCCACTACAtaattttttctgcatttttcattgaaatttcTTGTGATATCGTATTGAAAAGACTGGCGTATTGGCCTTGCTTTATAGCTGTTAAAGGGCAGTTGCTTACCTGACTAAAAGAGTGCTCTGCACATCAGGCATGTCCTAGCTCACAGTCAGGGAGAGAACTTTCAATGAGAGCTACTGTAACCCTTTATCTcccatagtcatgtcatctgggtAAATCTCCAAGAAAGAGTTTACtctcaaaattatatttctgtgaaaaaCTAGACCCCAATTTCATCAGCGTAGAAATTATTGCAAGAAATGTGTATCCAACATCCTATTAATAGCTGGCTTCAAATGTCAGAAAAACTTCCAATCCATTTATGGTGACTACTTTTTGACAAGGGAGCATAAAACATGTGATATTACAGAATGGTAAATGTGTGTGACGGTACATTATGTgtgataatgaagaaaatagcATTCTTGATGTTTGTGATGGAGAGAGACTGTGCAAATATGAAACTGAATGTCAGTATGTTTAGTGTATGAAAGGCATATATTGTAAGATTTTGAGGCAGATGTGTAATGGTATCAAAATTATTATATCTGTTAAATTGTCACCAAGACAAGTGCGGCATGACAAGCTtacatccaaaataaaaaatgagataaTAAGGCACAgctacaaagaaaaagaaatactaaGCAACAAACTTGGTTAGACTCTTTTTCAGCATTTGTTTCtggtgtttcattttctttctcctccatctctcttgCCTGGACACAAAAGTGAGTTTGGCAAGTTAAAAATCATAACTGTCTCTTAATAAATCTAGGAAACAAGAAACTTAGATGATTTAGACCCAGTAGTTGAACCAatgtatattttacaatgtaTGGTAGGCTTGTTGCTAGAGCAAACTTTTCATAAATGCTATGAAaaacttttatgtaaattttagcTGTTTCATGATTAGATCAAATACTGTTGCTacttaagaacaaaacaaaaacatttataaagtcCATATACAATTATTGTAATCGaattatataaaaacaaacaagaagacttCCAAACACTTCCATGCAAAAACATAGTAAAAAATACTAGCAACTTGGAATTTAAAGGATTTCTCCATGACACCTTTACCTTCATGCAAGGACCTTTGTTAGTGTTGCTGCATATCTTCATGCTCATGCACTTCACGTTCTTAATAGGAGATTGACTCCCCCACACTAGCTTAAAAACTCCGGCCAAAAATCCTGCATCATTTCTAAACAGCTAGCTATAAGGTTGTCTACTTCCTGTCTAGCTTATGTATAAGAGagtttaaaatgaaatgatgtATGCCCTTTTAACCTTTTAATGTGTACCTCTTCCACATCCTGCTAAAAAACTCTTTATAAACACTTGCTCTGACTGCCTACTGCTTCAGTGCTGAAAAAATCTTTCACCATTATTAAACTctttgttataaaatgttatcaaattATACTGTTAAATTAACACAAATTACACTGTCTACATTCCTGCTTCCTAAGTttattcagtttgttttctttaaccaAAGTGACCTGTGTTGCTGTCTCTaatgcagacctgggcaaaggccggcccgctggcccgcccgccagtgtatatatatatactatatatacagtattgggtaaaacggagttaactatattagtccggccctctaaaaccatcccaatttctcatgcggccccataggaaaattaattgcccacccttgCTCTAATGTAACCCTTCTTTTTTGTCATTCCCCACCCACTCACCAAAACCACCTTTTGCTCAAGCTCTTCTTCAGTGCAAGCTACTGCTGTTAAGACAGCACCTCCTGAAACTAGGGCAGTCTGGTGGCCAATATAGTATGGCTGccctggattcagatcttgtctcaggcatgtgttctttctctgcatgtagcatctgtctacaaggactggctgctttgctgtgatatggCTAGGCAAAAATGCCAATCCCCTTCTCCGTGCTCCAAACTTCAAAGCATTTAGATACCAGGACCCAACCTCATAACCTTGTTGAAAAGTAACAGTTGCAAGTGCTAATGCCTCACCAACTAAATTTCTActgaaaaatttgaaacaagTATATAGAGAGCAGCTGGCTGCTTTGAAAGCTATCCAATTGTTATAGCTGTATTTTAAGCTGGTGAGGAGAACACCCAAAATCATTTTTGAAGTGCTACACAggttaaattaattttgaagtGCTACACAAGTCAAATATATGATTTCTGTAGATGGGGAAATGCATTGGACCTCAAATTATGTATTTTGTGGTAATTTTGCTAGGCCACAGCATAATATCCATAAGCATATAAGGCCTTTGATAGCATTTGTTCAGACATCAATAAAATTTACCAAGGCTAAAAGGAATgatgtaaaaacttttttttaactacagaCAACTCCTGGATTCGCAATGAATCTTCATGGTTGGTGTAAATGTTTACCCTGgactatttttctctttgcctttgctgcttttttaaaatttctgttttgcaAAAGTGTACTAGCCAAGGAAATTAAAACTGGAAATCACATGACTTGAACAACGAACAAAAAGGAACTGCATGCATAAGCTCCATTAGATTGACCTTTGCTGTGGGATTACTGTCTATGCAGTGGCCTTCCTGAGAGTTCTGCTCATCTTTCTGTAGATTTATGTTGCTTTGACTTCCTTGAGCAGGTCTTCTGTATGGTGCCTGTTCCTTACTTGGCTTTGTCCCTTCAGCACTATCTGTACTTACATCATTTGGTTTGTCTGGTGGCGAAAATTTTCGTGGGACCTTTGGTCCAGATTTCTGTTCCCGTTTCTTACTGTTACCTTTCAACAATCCTGATGGTTTGACAGAATCTGAAGCATTAGACCCTTCCAGCATGACAGAATCTTTATCGGTGGATGCCCCAAAATTCTTGCTATGTGCAGCTTCAGCATCTTGCCTAGGAGCAGCCACATTAGCAGAAGGCTTAAGTGACTTCTTACTTGGTATTTGCCTTGATTTAGCAGCTTCCTGCTTTGTATCGTTGGTATTTGTACCAGAGCCAGAATAATTTGGTTTTTGAGATCCATGCTGGCTCTGCACATTTCCTGTGGCTGCATCTTTGCTCCCCTTGCGCCTTTCTCTAAGTCCAGTGTATCTGTATTTTCGACTGCTGTTCTCAGCATTATCACTCTTTTGTGAACTTTCAGCATGCCTAGGAGAAAGTTTGTTGCCAGACTCATGCAGAGACTGAGCTTTCTGTCTAGAGCTAAGGGAAGAATGTGAACTTCCTACTTGTGCAGAAGGGGCCCCATGTGCTTCATGGTGACTAGCAGTTTTGCCTTCTTGCTGATGGGGATGGGTTTCTGACCCAGTCTCCCCTGCATCCTGGCTGTCTGCATCTCCTTCCAACTGTACCATATGTCCAAATTACACATTTACAACTACTACTGTCACACTACATACCATTCACACTTTACTTCTAGCTTCCATGTACAGCTGACCTTTCTCTCCCACTTCACTAGCCatgttttgaatatatttaaacattatcAAACTGATagaatgtttgaagaaaaacaCTAGCCTACATGATCTTGATTacctataatattaaaaatctaattttaaaatctgCCTTATGCAGTTTGACTTGACATTGAAAGTAACTACACCTTTATTATGTTTACATGCTCAATCCACCTGATAACAAAACCTCCAATTTCATAGTTTATTTACCCTTCTgcgtctgtctctgtctttctcagGATCTTTGTCTCGCTCTTTATCCCGatgcttttcttctctctcttggCTCTTCTCTCTCTGGTCTCTAGTTCGATTTTGATCACGCTCCTTCTCATTTCCATCACGTTCTTTATGTCTGTCACCTCGACTTCTGTCTCGATCTTTTGGGcgttcttgatttctttcttcatcttctttttgcTGTTTATCCTGAAAGATTAAAAGTAGTTCTTTGAGCCCTCAGTTGAATATATTTATCCTCCTCAAGTGGATGAAGACCACATGGTCAGCATTAGCTTCCCTAACCATATTTAGGTGTGAGtgtatattttcatgcatatgcatttgtctgtgtgcatgcatgtgtgtgcatgttgtacTTTCAAATGCATATAATGCTAATAACCAAGATATCATCATGCTTTGAGACCACCAAAAAAGttaaccaagaaaaaaaaaacatattttacatgaGAGTCTCTCTTTCGTCCAGCACTCCGTGTTCTCTCTGTGTCTACACGGtcatgttctttctctcccttgctACTTCCTCCTCCACCAGAAAGGACCCTCTTTACATACTCTTCATTATCCAC
The Pomacea canaliculata isolate SZHN2017 linkage group LG2, ASM307304v1, whole genome shotgun sequence genome window above contains:
- the LOC112558043 gene encoding TRAF3-interacting protein 1-like; protein product: MDPKIAKKTQDTLGKIIKKPPLTEKLLSKPPFRFLHDIMTSVVRTTGFMKGLFTEAEMNSDNVKDKDSKIAFLQKAVDMIVAVTGQRLSMKPIKVVAGHEPENTNEFLQALAAAINAKVDNEEYVKRVLSGGGGSSKGEKEHDRVDTERTRSAGRKRDSHDKQQKEDEERNQERPKDRDRSRGDRHKERDGNEKERDQNRTRDQREKSQEREEKHRDKERDKDPEKDRDRRRRLEGDADSQDAGETGSETHPHQQEGKTASHHEAHGAPSAQVGSSHSSLSSRQKAQSLHESGNKLSPRHAESSQKSDNAENSSRKYRYTGLRERRKGSKDAATGNVQSQHGSQKPNYSGSGTNTNDTKQEAAKSRQIPSKKSLKPSANVAAPRQDAEAAHSKNFGASTDKDSVMLEGSNASDSVKPSGLLKGNSKKREQKSGPKVPRKFSPPDKPNDVSTDSAEGTKPSKEQAPYRRPAQGSQSNINLQKDEQNSQEGHCIDSNPTAKAREMEEKENETPETNAEKESNQSTLLVRYSYSVQLQRPASAKGSRRRRQGRDNKDEEDEEFQQRFPDDNQESGLGDEDLPPQVVAARKIGRPSSARPAPPRPKHEGSEAEPTMRLGSGAPTNLITDNDRQSEDEDENFLVEETALPQPPSVTDQASSQVVPEDDAEHGALVKKMLESKKEAEQQQQPSLIKKTEIERPALSDVQRRKQREMVSKEIERLQGSIQSLTRSANPLGKIMDYVQEDLDSMQKELDRWRAENKEHALALRRERSVTDRAVEPLRAQLADLERAISDQLDLIAATKSNILRNDQRIDKILRSLAKS